One part of the Musa acuminata AAA Group cultivar baxijiao chromosome BXJ1-5, Cavendish_Baxijiao_AAA, whole genome shotgun sequence genome encodes these proteins:
- the LOC135674107 gene encoding chitinase 6-like, producing MAVHNTTMLFLGLLLAGAIAVAAQNCGCSADLCCSKYGYCGTGDDYCGDGCQSGPCYSSSPPSNDVSVADIVTQSFFDGIIGQADGGCAGKSFYTRDAFLTAAGSYPTFGHTGTADDSKREIAAFFAHATHETGHFCYIEEIDGASKDYCDENNTEWPCIAGKGYYGRGPLQLSWNYNYGPAGQSIGFDGLNAPETVANDVVVSFKAALWFWMNNCHSAITSGQGFGATIRAINGDLECDGKNTETMNARVGYYKDYCSQFGVDPGSNLTC from the exons ATGGCGGTACACAACACGACGATGCTTTTCCTGGGCCTCCTCTTGGCCGGAGCCATCGCGGTGGCCGCCCAGAATTGCGGCTGCTCTGCCGACCTCTGCTGCAGCAAGTACGGCTACTGCGGCACCGGCGACGACTACTGCGGCGACGGGTGCCAGTCGGGACCGTGCTACTCCTCCTCCCCCCCCTCCAACGACGTCTCGGTGGCCGACATCGTGACGCAGAGCTTCTTCGACGGGATCATCGGCCAGGCCGACGGCGGGTGCGCCGGCAAGAGCTTCTACACCCGCGACGCCTTCCTGACCGCAGCCGGCTCCTACCCGACCTTCGGCCACACCGGAACCGCCGACGACTCCAAGCGCGAGATCGCCGCCTTCTTCGCCCACGCCACGCACGAGACCGGAC ACTTCTGCTACATAGAGGAGATCGATGGCGCGTCGAAGGACTACTGCGACGAGAACAACACGGAGTGGCCGTGCATTGCGGGGAAGGGCTACTACGGCCGCGGGCCGCTCCAACTCTCCTGGAACTACAACTACGGACCCGCCGGGCAAAGCATCGGGTTCGACGGCCTGAACGCGCCGGAGACGGTGGCCAACGACGTCGTCGTCTCCTTCAAGGCCGCCCTGTGGTTCTGGATGAACAACTGCCACTCGGCCATCACGTCAGGCCAAGGATTCGGAGCCACCATCCGGGCGATCAACGGCGACCTCGAGTGCGACGGTAAGAACACGGAGACGATGAACGCTCGCGTCGGATACTACAAGGACTACTGCAGCCAGTTCGGCGTCGACCCTGGAAGTAACCTCACTTGCTGA